TGGTGTTGGGATAAGCCACGTCACCTGTAGGCACCAGAGCAGACCAGTTGAGGGAAAAGTGGAAGTGGTTTACCCCCACCTGCCTGATTTCATCCACCTGAAACAAGGCAGGAATAAAAACAGTCAGTTAAGCAGATACAGtttataactttttattaagGTTAACCTTTTCTTTTGCAGTTATTTATCTCAATTGACAAAGTCAAGCAATAATAAATGTCAATACTACACAATGcgagaaaagacaaagataaaaaaCTGTTCTCCCAAAACAACATTCAAACTAATCTAACATTTATGACTTTCTGTGCAGTCACTTTAAGGCAAGAAGAGACAAATCAGCACCAAAATGCTCATGTAAAACACATCCAGGACTCTGGATTTATTTCTCAGTTTAAAGCTGGCCAAATGGGAGACGTTTGGCAGGCTCACCTGTTGCCGGATTGTGGCATAATCAGCACAATGCGTGGCTCTGTGTAAAGGTGGTGCACTGAAGCCCTCCAGCTTGATCAGCTCTCCGTTGTTGGAAATGTTCCACAGGTAAACATTGGGATCTGCAAACTGGGTGGGAGTTGTCTCCACCTATGACACAAGGACAAACAAACACtagtacaaaaacacacatgcttACTCTCGGGTAATACACACCACTGCAAATAAAGGCCAAATAGGATAAATCGATGACAGCTGGTCTAGTCCCGCTAGCCAAGCTGCCAAAATGGGAGCTTAGGAGGTTTATGATTAAGAGGATCAGATGTTTTTTCCTGCAACTCAGCTGGACTTTAAACCAAGAAAACTGCAAGCTAAAAAGCCATATATTTATCATCACAACAGCTTCAAACCAGGACGATGCAACAAAGGTGGATTTAGAGTAAAATACTCGTCAACCTACAGTAACAATGTTTGAGTTTTACCTAATATGAGATCCACAAAGGAATCTTTGAACCCAAATTAAGAAAACAGTTAATATTTCATTGAAGTCCCATTTCTTAGGAAACATTCTTGCTCTGCTATGTTCCAACTGCACATactttaacacacctggatggAATTGGCCGATACACCCCATGCAAAATCACACGGAAACATTCCTTGTGCTGGTCTGTTCTCTGGAAGTTCAGGGAATCCATTCTTATGGATGACGTTTCTGtagaaatgatgaaaaatattgaaatgtttcaaatcgTCAAACAAATTTGACTAAAACAAGTAAATCATGATTGCATTTACGATCCAAACTGACCTGAACGTATTTGTTAAAGCAAAATGTACTATTATTTCATTAGCTTATCCAGACCTGACCAGTGTATCCTGTAAAATCAAGACATCCCctttaaagaattaaaatacCAGAAGATCTTCCAAAGCAGTACATAAATAACAATTTAAAGAATACGCAGACCGCATTTGCCTCAGATAAGTTAATGATTCAACAATAGAAATTACATCCATGGCAGCCTCAGCAGTGAAAACAACTGGTAACCAAAAGGAACACAAAGACCGCCTCACATTTCCCAAAAGAATGTCTggacttttgtaaaaatattctgtggaataaaaacacaaaagtggaACATTCTGGAAGATGTGTGTACCGATACTTCTGGTTTAAAATTAACAcgtttcagaaaaagaacaaaatactgACAATCAAACATGGTGGCCctagtgtgatggtctggggctgCGTTGAGGCTTCAGGACTGGACAACATACAGTAACTAATGGAACCACGAAGCCCATACACACTGGGGTTCTACTGCAGAACAATCATCTCAAACATCAGCAGAAACCCTCTGAATTTAAGGTTTTGATtttggcctagtcaaagtccaaaattaaatatttttaaaaatctggggAGTGACCTGATACTGTTTATATTTGTCtggtattaaaatgtttttgatgatctgaaacatttaaatgtgacaaaaagcaaaaatagtatTCCTTCAATCAAACATAAGAGAATCCTTATGGAACAGCTTAAGCACAAATTGAATCATACATATTTTACTCGTTCAGTTATttcaccaaaaagaaaaaacaatcatttccaTCCATGTATGTAGGCAACCTGTAGAAGGTAGCAGATGTCTTTGGCTCCCTCTTCATGTCAGGAGTGTTGAAGTCAACGTAGTACAGTCCACGGCGAATCCCATATTCTCTGTGCCACTCAAAGCCGTCAATAAGGGACCAGGCTGTGTATCCAATCATGTTCACTCCATCTATGATGATTGCTGGACAACAAACACATCAGAAAGGaatattatttagtttatcattAAATATGTGGataaataaaaacgtttttttctgttatcagGAACAAGTGGACTTACATTTAAGTGCCTCTGCTATGAACCTCTTGAGGTAGTACATGTGTTTCGGGTCTTCTGTCTTAGTGTTCCCAAGGACGTACCTGTCTCAAAAGAAAACTTGGCTCAACACTGCCAATGTAAGACATATCCAAGCCCTCAAATATTCTgctagagaaagaaaaaatatcagcATATAATGCTAACTCACCAACCACTCTGCACCACAAAGATGGGTGGTTTGTCATACTCTGCATTGACCCAGTAGAGAAGCATCCTCAGGTCCAGGTCTTCAAGCTGCCCAAACTTCAGGCTATCGTTGATGAGCTGGAAGCTCAGCGTAGCCCCATGGGAGAGGGCGAAGAAGTCAGCAGTTCCCCTCACCTGCTCTCTCTCCTCCTGGGTGAAGGATGGCAGGCGCGAGCCGAGTCGCTCCCTCATGCAAGGAGGGTAGTCTCCATCTGCAAACAGCGGCCGGGCAAACCAGCCCAGGACGTGGTCCAGGGAGCACTGGCACTCCCGCAAGCTCTCCAGGCGGGTTCGGCGGGGCTTGATCCAGTGAGAGGCCAGCGCCATGGAGAGCTTTCCCTGCTGCCGAGGCCGATAATGGCGGTTGTAGAGATGCCACGCAGCTGCATGAGCCTGGAAGACAGAGAGATGCCAGCATCAAGTAAAAGCAGGAAACCTACTGAAATCTGTTAACTGTgaaataatactaataataatataacTAGTGGAACCAGGTAACTTGAAGGGACAAAATTAAGTGCTGCAATGACTAGCGCACTCTTGTTaaaattttgtcatttcataACCAAAGACGCTTGGTTTAAGATTTAAAGTGATAGACCAAACACAGAAGTGCATAATTTTAGTGGGAGCAAAATGACACAtgcctttctttgtttttcttagaaataaaaatatattgggCTCTTTGTGACAGAGCTACATCTCCCATCTTAACTTAAAGGTAGGGACTCCTAAACACTCTTCTAATCAATAGAAGTGTCTTTCATTTCTACTTAGAAGGGGgtattttgtttgctgtttgcCTTTTAGACCATGACACTTAAAGTTTCCCCGAGTTTGTTCTTTCTTCTCTAAAAACTATTCagtaaaattttttatttaactgttgTAACAGTCTGTGCCAGGTAACATCTTTATCATCTTTATTGTTAGGTGGATGTATCAATAACAACCTCAGTCAGTCTGCATGTAGAGCATCTgattgcagccatttttaaatcttgccacagattcttatTTAGACTTGAGCCAGTCCAATATACACTGATTTGTCTAAACCTTTCACTGTGGCTCTGACtatatgtttagggttgttgtcctgctggaaggtgaatctAATGTCTTTTATCCTCCAGGATTGTCCCATCCACTGTCCCGTCAACTCTTACCAGCTTCCCTATTCTGGCCTAAGGAAAAACATCCTCACATTACAATACTACTTGAAATATCCTTCCTGTCATTCCTGTTTCAAGGCAGGAATGATGTTTTCACTGTGCAGGGTTAGTATTTCTCCACTGATAGAGTTCTGCATGTAGGccagaatatttaattttaatctcatctgaccagagtcCTTTCTTTCACATGTTCGTTGTGCCTCTTATTCGGATTAGTAAACTGCAGACAGGACTTCTTATTGCTCTTCCAACCAAAAttgtttggacaccactgctaATTTTcaatagacatttttatttatcatagataaaaacagtttttggggggtttttgtttgttttttccagatttcATATTCCTTCCTTTTGTCATCTTTTGATGTATGGTGCATGTCATTTCCTCTCATAAGCAAACTTCTTGGTTAAATTAAAGTGATATTAAACCTGTAAGACTATGTAAGATGCAGTATGTAAGATGTTAAGTCATATCTTTAACCAACCTTAAGCAAGTTGTGTCCAACCCGAAATGGGAGATCGGGGTCATTCTTTATCCCGGGAGCGACCACCCCGGTTCCGTATCCGTGCTGCGCAACCACAAACGGGTTATCGATTGTGATCCAGTACTTCACGTCATCCCCAAACTCATGGAAACAGAAATCAGAATAGTCCTTAAAAATCTCCACCAGCTCCGGGTTGCTCCAGCCGCCCAGGCTCTGCTGGAGGTGTTCGGGGAGGTCCCAGTGGTAGAGGGTGACCACCGGCTGGACGCGGATCTCCTTCAGCCTCTTGATGAGCGTCCGGTAGTAGTTGGTGCCGATTTCGTTGTAGCTTCCGCGCGTCCCGTTTGGGAAGATTCTGGACCAGGAGAGGGAGAACCGGTAGTGGGTCACCCCGAGCTGGCGGATTGCTCTGATATCAGCGTGGATATTGTGGTAGCTGTCGCTGCCCACGTCCCCGGTGGCCATGCGGTTCCCGCCGCGCGTAAAAGTGTCCCAGATGGAGAGCCCCTTACCGTCCTTCTCGAACGCCCCCTCCACTTGGTACGCCGCCGTGCCCACCGCCCATATGAAGTCTCTGGGGAAGGTATCGTAGAGGAAAGCCTTGTCTCCGGGGTAGGGGAGCTTACTGAAGCGGCCCCACGTCTTCAACCCAGCGTGGGGCTTCGCGTCTCCAGAACTAAGGGCGAGAAATGTCAAGAGGGCGAAAAGCCCACTCATGATTTCTGATCTTAGTGACCTTCACCTCGCCATGCTTGGAGACTTAAACAGGACTGTGCGCAGAGCAGTCAGTCAGCTGTGAACCCCTGCATGCCTCTCCAAATCTGTCATTTATTAACGAGAGCACCTGACGCACGAAGGCCCGGAGGCACAGCATGCTGCTGAGGGCCACAATGATCGATGCTTCAGCAGGGACACATCAGTAATCATTTAAGACGCTAATTTGATTCATTTCTTCCTAAATTATTATTCTAATCGaattaaatcataatttcaCACATCAGGAAAAATGAGCCCCTGGCGGTGAGGCTTTCACCGTGGTAAACAGCTCCATTAAGCTAGCCTcagctggcagattatttcctaCCTGCATTATAATGCAACATAAAAATAGAATCCATCTGCATTTCCATCACTGGTCCTGGTTCGCTCAGGTTGGCAGATCACTAAGCGCGCCCTGCTGCACCATGCTCACATCAGGCCCTTATCTTCCTGATTATCACTCGGTTGCTTGGAAACCCAGGCCTCTTCCATACACAGCTTCCGAGGAAGAGTGGGAGTCTGTTTGTGCTAGAATCAAAAAGCAGGTAAGTTTAATGGCTAACATGTAACAATAGTAGATAGAAATTTGATATCATGTGGGTTCAAAGGGCGGCCCGCAAGCCGTTTGAGGACACCAGAATGATTTTACGTGGACTATCGCTGCAGTTCAAGAATCCTACAAATTTTACCTGCCAGCAAAGAAGGCTAAAGTAGAAGgccaaaaaaaggagaaaagaaatcaCAAGTAATAATTGCTTTAGTAAAGAAGAAGAATACttctgtgaatattttataaacttaTCAGTTAAATGATGCAGTCAGTCTGGAATCTTGGTTTGGTTGGTTACAGATTACATTTCAAGTAAACTGGGTAATTGCTGAAAATATGATCAGCTATCCACTTTGTATTGCAACATACAAAATATATAGTTGCACTAGTATTAATTTGAgataatgtataaataaatcactACTTCAGAGACAGTCTATAGATCCCTTCAAACATATTGAAATCTGGAACATgattgtgaagtaaaaaaaaaaaaaaggatacatggttttctatatttttgttttttactaaaaaataaaataaaagtggtGGCATTTGtatttccttaatttctttgtaaataCATTACAAGTTCAGCTGCAGGTCTTCATGAATATGTCTCTGCCTGCTTTCCGCATCAAGATGATGTAATATTTGCCcattttactttgcaaaatagctAAGGCTCAGTCAGATTGAAAGGATCACTGAACATCAATTATCCAGTATCACTCCGGATTCTTAATTTGATTTGTACTTCGACTGGACCATTCTTACagataaacatgttttgattttatccCCCCATATGACAGAGTAGTGTTTATTCTCATGTGTCTACCAGCCTCAACCATGTTTTCTTACATAAATGCACTTTTTTAGTGCCATACATCTTCCTATCaacctgtcactttaaataaaaccattgCAAGgcaatgttttacatttactttatacattttaatgcaataaattaaaacaaatcaaaaggaaaatttaactgcatttcttcttagaaaaaaaagatctctGTGTTGTTACGtgtgcacatttttacaagctGTTCTCAGTTTTATGATGTCCAAGTTTACACTGcgtgtgttttattgttttcagacattttcagctCAGTGAAGGTCTGGAATAATAACTGTTGTCATTTACTGCTGTTAGTTAGAAaggcagcagagcagcacaGGATTATAGACCTAGTCACGGATTATGACTGGGAAAAGAACACACAAGTGTAGGGGTTGTTTTCCATTCT
This region of Xiphophorus hellerii strain 12219 chromosome 11, Xiphophorus_hellerii-4.1, whole genome shotgun sequence genomic DNA includes:
- the kl gene encoding klotho, translated to MSGLFALLTFLALSSGDAKPHAGLKTWGRFSKLPYPGDKAFLYDTFPRDFIWAVGTAAYQVEGAFEKDGKGLSIWDTFTRGGNRMATGDVGSDSYHNIHADIRAIRQLGVTHYRFSLSWSRIFPNGTRGSYNEIGTNYYRTLIKRLKEIRVQPVVTLYHWDLPEHLQQSLGGWSNPELVEIFKDYSDFCFHEFGDDVKYWITIDNPFVVAQHGYGTGVVAPGIKNDPDLPFRVGHNLLKAHAAAWHLYNRHYRPRQQGKLSMALASHWIKPRRTRLESLRECQCSLDHVLGWFARPLFADGDYPPCMRERLGSRLPSFTQEEREQVRGTADFFALSHGATLSFQLINDSLKFGQLEDLDLRMLLYWVNAEYDKPPIFVVQSGWYVLGNTKTEDPKHMYYLKRFIAEALKSIIIDGVNMIGYTAWSLIDGFEWHREYGIRRGLYYVDFNTPDMKREPKTSATFYRNVIHKNGFPELPENRPAQGMFPCDFAWGVSANSIQVETTPTQFADPNVYLWNISNNGELIKLEGFSAPPLHRATHCADYATIRQQVDEIRQVGVNHFHFSLNWSALVPTGDVAYPNTTLLGYYRCFTRQLAQANVTPVVTLWHHTRQRSNLPTLLDTANRWLNRKTPEAFADYARLCYREMGAHVKMWITLNEPNDEMVSYQEGHQMLRAHALAWHAYDREFRHTQRGQVSLALHIDWVEPAFSFSREDVEPAKRVLDFYVGWLAEPIFGSGDYPMGMRNWLRQLNSLELPVFNAEDRQLVRGTYDFFAMSHFSTKLVTHAKEDLYTYTEMLEVQHMIDTTWIMSPRPVVPWGLRKALNWVKQHYSDVPIYVMANGVQEDPARFKDSLRVYYLYNYINEALKAFTLDGVNLKGYFAYALNDQRDPGFGLYGQVHEEVIVKASLSNYRNIIQHNGFPIPGASPQQCPALPQPCSGCHILIRRPVVGFLTLVGSGVLITLGLIIYYTAKRHKEYY